In a single window of the Candidatus Krumholzibacteriia bacterium genome:
- the hutU gene encoding urocanate hydratase has product MKLDLRPGHVKAPRGKELHCKAWAQEAALRMLMNNLDPEVAENPEDLVVYGGRGKAARNQECLEAIVESLQELGDEETLLVQSGKPVGVFRSHANAPRVLIVNSHLVPAWANWDHFWELEKQGLMMYGQMTAGSWIYIGTQGILQGTYETLAEAARQHSGGSLKGTLTLSGGLGGMGGAQPLAITMNEGVALMVEIDESRIDRRLEHRYLDRKCTSLEEALALCEEAKSRGEALSVGLLGNVAEVFPELLERGIAPDYVTDQTSAHDPLNGYVPAGMSLEESLALRESHPEEHVRRAYESMALQVRAMLGMQKKGSVVFDYGNNLRGGAVEGGEADAFDFPGFVPAFVRPLFCEGKGPFRWVVLSGDPEDLRKTDEKILELFPEDEALARWIHMAREKVHFQGLPSRICWLGYGERERAGLAFNELVASGEVSAPIVIGRDHLDSGSVASPYRETESMKDGSDAVADWPLLNAMLNAVNGATWVSLHHGGGVGIGNSIHAGMVIMADGSSDAAERLSRVLSGDPGTGVMRHADAGYEKAIAVARERGVKIPMMK; this is encoded by the coding sequence ATGAAACTGGATTTGCGCCCCGGTCATGTGAAGGCACCGCGGGGCAAGGAACTTCATTGCAAGGCTTGGGCTCAGGAAGCGGCCCTTCGCATGCTCATGAACAATCTCGATCCAGAGGTGGCGGAGAATCCGGAAGATCTGGTCGTTTATGGTGGCCGGGGAAAAGCGGCCCGCAACCAGGAGTGCCTGGAGGCTATCGTGGAAAGCCTTCAGGAACTGGGCGATGAAGAAACCCTGCTCGTTCAGTCGGGCAAGCCGGTGGGCGTTTTCCGCAGCCATGCCAATGCTCCGAGAGTGCTGATCGTCAACAGCCACTTGGTGCCCGCCTGGGCGAACTGGGATCACTTCTGGGAACTGGAAAAACAGGGCCTCATGATGTACGGGCAGATGACGGCGGGAAGCTGGATCTACATCGGTACCCAGGGCATCCTTCAGGGAACCTATGAGACACTGGCCGAAGCCGCCCGGCAGCATTCCGGGGGAAGCCTGAAAGGCACCCTGACCCTGAGTGGCGGACTCGGGGGAATGGGCGGAGCCCAGCCTCTTGCAATCACGATGAACGAGGGCGTGGCCCTCATGGTTGAAATCGACGAATCCCGAATCGACCGGCGTCTGGAACACCGCTACCTCGACCGCAAATGCACTTCGCTCGAGGAGGCTCTTGCTCTTTGCGAGGAAGCAAAATCCCGTGGGGAGGCCCTCTCGGTTGGCTTGCTCGGCAATGTGGCAGAGGTGTTTCCGGAACTGCTGGAACGCGGCATTGCACCGGACTATGTGACCGATCAGACGAGTGCCCACGATCCCCTCAACGGCTATGTGCCCGCGGGCATGAGTCTGGAAGAGAGTCTGGCCCTTCGAGAGAGTCATCCGGAGGAGCATGTCCGGCGGGCCTATGAATCCATGGCCCTGCAGGTGCGGGCCATGCTGGGAATGCAGAAAAAGGGCAGCGTCGTCTTCGACTACGGAAACAACCTGCGAGGAGGGGCGGTCGAAGGCGGAGAGGCCGATGCCTTTGACTTCCCCGGCTTTGTCCCGGCCTTTGTGCGACCTCTTTTCTGTGAGGGCAAGGGACCCTTCCGCTGGGTTGTGCTATCAGGTGATCCGGAGGACCTCAGAAAAACCGACGAGAAGATTCTCGAACTCTTTCCCGAAGATGAAGCCCTTGCCCGCTGGATCCACATGGCCCGGGAGAAGGTTCACTTTCAGGGCCTGCCAAGCCGCATCTGCTGGCTGGGCTACGGCGAGCGGGAGAGAGCGGGTCTGGCCTTCAACGAACTGGTGGCCAGTGGAGAAGTTTCTGCGCCCATTGTCATCGGACGCGATCATCTGGACTCCGGTTCCGTGGCCAGTCCCTATCGCGAGACCGAGAGCATGAAGGATGGTTCGGATGCCGTTGCCGACTGGCCCCTTCTCAATGCCATGCTGAATGCGGTCAATGGAGCGACCTGGGTCAGCCTTCACCACGGTGGGGGCGTGGGAATCGGAAATTCCATCCACGCGGGCATGGTCATCATGGCCGACGGCAGCAGCGATGCTGCCGAGCGGCTCAGCCGAGTGCTCTCAGGAGACCCCGGAACAGGGGTCATGCGTCACGCGGACGCAGGCTACGAAAAGGCCATCGCCGTTGCCCGGGAAAGAGGGGTCAAGATCCCCATGATGAAATGA
- the hutI gene encoding imidazolonepropionase encodes MKADFLLSNCGQMATLQGPKGPRRLSTMDEPALLENAALASFEGRILAVGSSADVLKKIELLPGAREEDAGGALVTPGFVDPHTHALFGRYRYEEYDLRVRGRAYTEIAAAGGGIHASVRDFRERSDGELLELSRPRLNRMMQAGSTTIEIKSGYGLSLEEELRAMSLIGQLSKEVPAQIVPTFLGAHEIPEEFRGEKREDYLRSLCEEWIPAAAEQGIAAYVDVFCEPTVFSLEESRRILEAARSHGLGRKIHADEIEASYGGAALAAELGAVSADHLIVMNPDHARNLANSSTLAVLLPATSLGLATTEFADARSLIEAGVAVALATDFNPGSSCCESMGTVLSLACSALRMSPAEALCASTYNAACACGEEEYRGSLDAGKRADFLIHDAGDYRELPYHLGFPSVQRVFIGGREVRIPASSLLDRPGFADSGSNS; translated from the coding sequence ATGAAGGCAGATTTTCTTCTCAGCAACTGCGGGCAGATGGCCACGCTTCAGGGACCGAAGGGTCCCCGCCGCCTGTCGACCATGGACGAGCCTGCTCTCCTTGAGAACGCAGCCCTTGCATCCTTTGAGGGCAGGATTCTGGCCGTCGGTTCTTCTGCGGATGTCCTCAAGAAGATCGAACTGCTTCCCGGAGCCCGGGAAGAGGATGCCGGCGGAGCCCTGGTCACTCCCGGTTTTGTGGATCCCCACACCCATGCCCTCTTTGGGCGCTATCGCTACGAGGAGTACGATCTCAGGGTTCGGGGACGAGCCTATACGGAGATCGCTGCTGCCGGCGGCGGGATTCACGCAAGCGTCCGGGATTTCCGGGAGCGAAGCGACGGGGAGCTTCTTGAACTCAGTCGCCCCCGCCTGAATCGCATGATGCAGGCCGGTTCCACAACTATCGAAATAAAAAGCGGTTATGGTCTTTCACTCGAAGAAGAGTTAAGAGCGATGTCCCTGATCGGGCAGCTTTCCAAAGAAGTCCCGGCGCAGATTGTCCCCACCTTTCTTGGCGCGCATGAGATTCCCGAGGAGTTTCGGGGCGAGAAGCGCGAGGACTACCTCCGCAGTCTCTGCGAGGAGTGGATTCCTGCGGCCGCTGAACAGGGGATCGCCGCCTATGTGGATGTCTTTTGTGAACCGACGGTCTTTAGCCTCGAGGAGAGCCGACGCATCCTGGAGGCCGCCCGCTCGCATGGTCTGGGCCGAAAGATCCACGCCGATGAAATCGAAGCTTCCTATGGAGGAGCGGCTCTGGCGGCAGAACTGGGCGCCGTCAGTGCAGATCATCTGATCGTGATGAACCCCGACCATGCCCGCAATCTGGCGAACTCCAGCACTCTTGCCGTGCTGCTTCCCGCAACCAGTCTGGGGCTTGCCACCACTGAGTTTGCCGATGCCCGTTCCCTGATTGAGGCCGGTGTTGCGGTCGCTCTTGCCACCGACTTCAATCCCGGGAGCAGTTGCTGCGAGTCCATGGGGACCGTTCTCTCGCTTGCCTGCTCGGCTCTTCGCATGAGCCCAGCCGAGGCACTTTGCGCGTCCACCTACAATGCAGCCTGCGCATGCGGCGAAGAAGAATACAGGGGAAGCCTGGACGCGGGCAAGCGTGCGGACTTTCTCATTCATGATGCCGGCGACTATCGGGAACTTCCCTACCATCTCGGTTTTCCTTCCGTTCAGCGAGTCTTCATCGGGGGGAGGGAAGTGAGGATCCCCGCCAGTTCCCTGCTCGACCGCCCCGGATTTGCAGATTCCGGAAGCAACTCCTAG
- a CDS encoding PHP domain-containing protein, whose product MRYDLHSHSTASDGTLSPRELIHRASEAGLDGIALTDHDTVDGLEEAVEAGHDFGIEVIPGIELSIQYESEDLHVLGYWIDYQNPSLREELSGIARMREDRAALMLEKLEALGIRVSMELVLEEANGGKVGRPHVARALLRRGYVEDIHEAFARFIGNEGPAFVPKSLMDMDRGMELLHKYGAVTVFAHPFLNDYRRAIPELCQRGLAGLEVEHPSQSEEVRNYLRGVCKERSLLATAGSDFHEPGSLGKVLGSHALSADALAKLKSRRPGS is encoded by the coding sequence TTGCGTTACGACCTTCACTCCCATAGCACCGCTTCCGACGGCACCCTTTCTCCCCGGGAACTTATTCACCGCGCATCAGAAGCCGGACTGGATGGCATTGCCCTTACCGATCACGATACGGTCGATGGCCTGGAGGAGGCTGTGGAGGCTGGCCACGACTTTGGCATCGAGGTCATTCCCGGCATCGAACTGAGCATCCAGTACGAAAGCGAGGATCTGCATGTTCTCGGCTACTGGATCGACTACCAGAACCCAAGCCTGCGCGAAGAACTGAGCGGGATTGCCAGGATGCGGGAAGACAGGGCCGCCCTCATGCTGGAGAAACTGGAAGCCCTGGGGATCCGGGTTTCGATGGAGCTTGTTCTGGAAGAGGCAAATGGGGGAAAGGTGGGTCGTCCGCATGTGGCTCGCGCTCTTCTTCGTCGCGGCTATGTCGAGGATATTCACGAAGCCTTTGCCCGCTTTATCGGCAACGAGGGACCGGCCTTTGTGCCCAAGAGCCTGATGGACATGGATCGTGGCATGGAACTGCTACACAAATACGGAGCCGTGACGGTTTTCGCCCATCCCTTTCTGAATGACTATCGCAGGGCGATTCCCGAGCTTTGCCAAAGAGGTCTTGCCGGCCTTGAGGTCGAGCATCCATCCCAGAGCGAGGAAGTAAGAAACTACCTGCGGGGAGTCTGCAAGGAGCGTTCCCTTCTGGCAACTGCGGGCAGTGATTTTCATGAACCGGGGAGCCTGGGCAAGGTGCTCGGCTCCCATGCACTCAGCGCTGATGCACTTGCGAAACTGAAAAGCCGCCGTCCCGGGAGTTGA
- a CDS encoding Plug domain-containing protein yields MRKLLLLLLVSVTAGALSWEISGEELRRCHADNLEDVLSRAPFLRLDRKGGAGLPFLLDSGRSEEVLLLLDGMPMQDPWTGENLWSDIPLSLVEKITVKTGSEAVKWGNHAGAGVILVETRRHEEKTSRAWIHVAPVMTGEPEARRFSLETPGGNPAMSLGLDEYFREGLHSFGDYSETPASPEPTRSSRRTLTLRMDLDAGRAGPLELQLLQSDLSLSQASGKWNRGLYQLSLALPESPWGRWHAIQRFSRRRSELWTSEDAMFELSWRGTYRGIEGGAGLESHLLRASHSGTASTSLGNPARVWAFAEESGSWKQFRVYSGLRAEVAENASLALLGDLSLERDFGENHLRAFFSAGRGALPWAFDRYDSEFQWPWTVTSPDSLSDPDFQRLGLHLKRSLGDLHVGLLYRAEVGHRPWSLDSLQSSWRQGEVQDLHSLGLTFRWDAEPLHRLFDAGFSLISDPAPGAFLLEGSLLADLGESGRSAPFLMKLFLRWEREIARGDGRWVFSLPMEVRGGGELPSTLLMDAKAELRILSGSIWASWNNLFNWPLEEVPGFPQSPARFWIGVDWYLDN; encoded by the coding sequence GTGAGGAAGCTTCTCCTTCTTCTCCTTGTTTCCGTGACGGCCGGGGCTCTCTCCTGGGAAATCTCCGGCGAGGAGCTTCGCCGTTGTCACGCAGACAATCTGGAGGATGTTCTCTCTCGCGCTCCTTTCCTGCGGCTGGATCGAAAGGGAGGGGCCGGCCTGCCCTTCCTTCTGGATTCCGGGAGAAGCGAGGAAGTTCTGCTTCTGCTCGATGGCATGCCGATGCAGGATCCCTGGACCGGGGAGAACCTCTGGTCGGACATTCCCCTCAGTCTGGTCGAAAAGATCACGGTCAAGACGGGTTCGGAGGCTGTCAAGTGGGGGAACCATGCGGGGGCGGGAGTGATCCTTGTGGAAACCCGTCGCCACGAGGAGAAGACCTCCCGTGCCTGGATTCATGTGGCTCCCGTCATGACCGGAGAACCGGAAGCTCGCCGTTTCTCCCTGGAAACGCCCGGAGGCAATCCCGCCATGAGCCTGGGTCTCGATGAGTACTTTCGAGAGGGTCTCCATTCTTTCGGGGATTATTCAGAAACCCCGGCCAGTCCCGAGCCCACACGAAGCAGCCGCAGGACTCTCACTCTTCGCATGGATCTGGATGCCGGGCGGGCGGGCCCGCTGGAGCTTCAGCTTCTGCAAAGTGATCTTTCACTGTCTCAGGCCTCGGGCAAATGGAACCGGGGACTCTATCAACTGAGTCTCGCCCTGCCGGAGAGTCCCTGGGGGCGGTGGCATGCGATTCAGCGCTTCAGCCGCCGTCGTTCCGAACTCTGGACTTCCGAGGATGCGATGTTTGAACTGTCCTGGCGGGGGACTTACCGGGGGATCGAGGGGGGAGCCGGGCTGGAGAGCCATCTCCTTCGCGCTTCTCACTCCGGCACTGCTTCGACTTCCCTGGGGAATCCGGCCCGGGTCTGGGCTTTTGCAGAAGAGTCGGGAAGCTGGAAGCAGTTCAGGGTTTACTCTGGCTTGCGAGCGGAAGTCGCTGAAAACGCGTCACTTGCCCTTCTTGGCGATCTCTCCCTTGAGCGGGATTTCGGGGAGAATCATCTTCGTGCCTTTTTCTCTGCGGGGCGTGGTGCCCTGCCCTGGGCTTTCGATCGCTACGACTCGGAGTTCCAATGGCCCTGGACCGTGACTTCTCCCGATTCCCTTTCGGATCCCGATTTTCAGCGTCTGGGCCTTCATCTGAAGCGATCTCTGGGAGACCTCCATGTGGGGCTTCTGTATCGTGCGGAAGTCGGCCATCGCCCCTGGAGTCTGGACTCGCTTCAGTCTTCCTGGCGGCAGGGCGAGGTGCAGGATCTTCATTCCCTGGGCCTTACTTTCCGCTGGGACGCAGAGCCGCTTCATCGCCTTTTTGATGCCGGTTTTTCCCTGATCAGCGATCCCGCCCCGGGAGCCTTCCTTCTGGAGGGCAGCCTGCTTGCCGACCTGGGAGAGAGCGGCCGTAGCGCACCCTTTCTTATGAAGCTATTCCTTCGCTGGGAGCGGGAAATTGCCCGCGGAGATGGGCGCTGGGTCTTCAGCCTGCCCATGGAAGTGCGCGGGGGAGGCGAACTTCCTTCCACTCTCCTGATGGATGCCAAGGCGGAACTCAGAATCCTCAGCGGCTCGATCTGGGCCTCCTGGAACAATCTCTTCAACTGGCCGCTGGAGGAAGTCCCCGGCTTCCCCCAATCTCCCGCCCGCTTCTGGATTGGCGTCGACTGGTATCTGGACAACTGA
- the aroC gene encoding chorismate synthase has product MRHLQLITSGESHGPALTALLEGLPMGLRLSRKKIDEQLARRQEGYGRGGRMKIEEDRVEITGGLRHGVTLGSPLSFLIENRDHENWRDSMSPEALRGKKIKAVTQPRPGHADLAGYLKTGTPDIRNILERASARETAARVAAGSACRQLLESLGVEIFSHVLSIGGVRSQPNYDDLAAMAERAASNDLHLADDEKCYERMRKTIKGVWGEGDTLGGVAEVVVRGLPAGIGHYVHWDRRLDARLASAAMSIPAVKGLEFGPAFENATKRGSRVMDSIAPDKRRRNPGQGRYARSGNRMGGLEGGMSNGQPLLVRAAMKPISSLTRPLDTVDIATGRKVKAVRERSDACAVPAMGVVLEAMVALILADAVLEQFSKDTMRNLKADWRRHLRQIAAR; this is encoded by the coding sequence ATGCGACACCTTCAACTGATTACTTCCGGAGAAAGCCACGGCCCTGCATTGACGGCACTCCTGGAGGGCCTGCCCATGGGGCTCCGTCTGAGCAGGAAGAAGATCGACGAGCAGTTGGCTCGCCGCCAGGAGGGCTACGGCCGGGGCGGGCGGATGAAGATCGAAGAGGATCGTGTGGAGATTACCGGTGGCCTTCGCCATGGAGTGACTCTGGGAAGCCCCCTGAGTTTCCTGATTGAAAACCGGGACCACGAAAACTGGCGCGACTCGATGAGTCCCGAGGCACTTCGCGGGAAGAAGATCAAGGCGGTCACCCAGCCACGGCCCGGCCATGCCGATCTTGCCGGCTACCTGAAGACCGGAACTCCGGACATCCGCAACATTCTTGAAAGAGCGTCGGCCCGGGAAACGGCGGCTCGCGTTGCCGCAGGTTCGGCCTGTCGGCAGTTGCTGGAGAGTTTGGGAGTGGAGATCTTCAGCCATGTTCTTTCAATCGGCGGCGTAAGAAGCCAGCCGAACTACGATGACCTGGCCGCCATGGCCGAAAGAGCCGCTTCCAACGATCTCCATCTTGCCGACGATGAGAAATGCTACGAGCGCATGCGAAAGACGATCAAGGGTGTCTGGGGCGAGGGCGACACTCTCGGCGGTGTTGCCGAGGTAGTGGTGCGGGGCCTGCCCGCAGGTATCGGGCATTATGTGCACTGGGATCGTCGGCTGGATGCGCGCCTTGCGAGTGCGGCGATGTCGATTCCTGCGGTCAAGGGCCTGGAGTTCGGACCTGCCTTTGAGAATGCCACGAAGCGGGGAAGTCGCGTGATGGACAGCATTGCCCCGGACAAGCGTCGACGGAATCCCGGGCAGGGACGCTATGCGAGAAGCGGAAACCGCATGGGGGGACTGGAGGGCGGCATGAGCAACGGGCAGCCGCTTCTTGTTCGTGCGGCCATGAAACCGATCAGCTCTCTGACGCGTCCTCTCGATACTGTGGACATCGCCACGGGGCGGAAGGTCAAGGCCGTGCGCGAGCGATCCGATGCCTGTGCCGTGCCGGCGATGGGAGTGGTGCTCGAGGCCATGGTTGCCCTCATCCTGGCCGATGCCGTTCTGGAACAGTTCAGCAAGGACACGATGCGAAACCTGAAAGCCGATTGGCGGCGTCACCTTCGCCAGATTGCTGCGAGATGA
- a CDS encoding shikimate kinase: MNLYLTGFMASGKSTLGDYLSEYSGRSFRDLDRCIVQRAGQSVREIFESEGESGFRDRETAMLEELDREDRLIVATGGGIIERPENRKILQAAFTVFLDWKWENLSPWLQSVSRHQRPLLEKSEEEVQALFERRLPLYREVATETLEVHDPEEGNLGTVLDSLCERIHEALLCAEGEP; encoded by the coding sequence ATGAATCTCTACCTGACCGGATTCATGGCCTCGGGGAAAAGCACCCTGGGCGACTATCTCTCCGAGTACAGCGGGCGGAGTTTTCGTGACCTGGACCGCTGCATTGTGCAAAGGGCCGGCCAGTCGGTGCGAGAAATCTTTGAGAGCGAAGGAGAGTCCGGATTCCGCGACCGGGAAACCGCGATGCTCGAGGAGCTGGACAGGGAGGACCGCCTGATCGTGGCCACCGGGGGTGGGATCATCGAGAGACCCGAAAACCGGAAGATCCTCCAGGCCGCCTTTACCGTCTTCCTGGACTGGAAGTGGGAAAACCTGTCGCCCTGGTTGCAGAGTGTTTCTCGCCACCAGCGTCCGCTTCTCGAGAAGAGTGAGGAAGAAGTGCAGGCTCTCTTCGAGCGTCGCCTGCCCCTGTATCGCGAGGTTGCTACAGAAACCCTCGAGGTCCACGACCCCGAGGAAGGCAATCTTGGGACGGTTCTCGATTCCCTCTGCGAACGCATCCACGAAGCTCTTCTTTGCGCCGAGGGCGAGCCATGA
- the rsmD gene encoding 16S rRNA (guanine(966)-N(2))-methyltransferase RsmD, which yields MRVIAGRFKGRRLFVPPKGVRPTSDRVRESLFSVLGGVLQGKRVLDLFAGSGSLGIEAMSRGAVEATFVDRSRTSMNALERNLAPLKSPQIEVRLYQKRASAYVVNDWAGEDYDLVFLDPPYGDPDGDLCLKRIVELRSGQFGKLVFEASSRDLPPVPEGLEIERQLEFGDTTVLILSEGGKP from the coding sequence ATGAGAGTCATTGCCGGGCGTTTCAAGGGCCGCCGCCTCTTTGTTCCGCCCAAGGGCGTGCGCCCGACGAGCGACCGGGTGCGGGAAAGTCTCTTTTCGGTTCTCGGCGGCGTCCTGCAGGGGAAGAGGGTTCTTGACCTCTTTGCCGGTTCCGGGAGCCTGGGCATTGAGGCCATGAGCCGGGGAGCCGTGGAGGCCACCTTTGTGGACCGTTCCCGGACGAGCATGAATGCGCTGGAAAGGAACCTGGCTCCCTTGAAATCTCCCCAAATTGAGGTCAGACTCTACCAGAAGAGGGCTTCGGCCTATGTGGTCAATGACTGGGCCGGGGAGGATTATGATCTTGTCTTTCTGGATCCGCCCTACGGAGACCCCGATGGCGACCTCTGCCTGAAGCGAATTGTGGAACTGCGAAGCGGGCAATTCGGGAAACTCGTTTTCGAAGCATCTTCTCGCGATCTTCCCCCGGTGCCGGAAGGCCTGGAGATTGAGCGACAGCTGGAGTTCGGTGATACGACCGTCCTGATTCTCTCTGAAGGAGGAAAGCCATGA
- the coaD gene encoding pantetheine-phosphate adenylyltransferase translates to MNRWLYPGTFDPPTLGHLDLIERALPLCDELIVAVAKSREKSTLFSLEKRIEMVERSVEDFSTVRVLSFDTLLTEQVQNLDVSAVLRGVRAFSDFEYELVMALTNRKLLDRFETIFMMPCEAFIYLSSTLVKEVLAFGGDLSEFVPEVVLEMIEEKQ, encoded by the coding sequence ATGAACCGCTGGCTTTATCCGGGTACCTTTGATCCACCGACCCTCGGGCATCTCGACCTGATCGAGAGGGCTCTTCCCCTTTGCGATGAATTGATTGTCGCAGTGGCAAAGAGCCGGGAAAAGTCTACCTTGTTCAGTCTGGAGAAACGGATCGAAATGGTCGAGCGCAGTGTGGAGGACTTCAGCACCGTTCGTGTGCTGTCCTTTGATACCCTGCTGACCGAGCAGGTTCAGAATCTGGATGTCAGTGCCGTCTTGCGAGGCGTACGAGCCTTCAGCGACTTCGAGTACGAACTGGTCATGGCGCTGACGAACCGTAAACTGCTCGACCGCTTTGAGACGATCTTCATGATGCCCTGCGAGGCCTTTATTTATCTCAGCTCCACGCTGGTGAAGGAAGTTCTTGCCTTCGGAGGCGACCTCAGTGAGTTCGTGCCGGAGGTAGTGTTGGAAATGATTGAGGAGAAACAGTAG
- a CDS encoding pyridoxal phosphate-dependent aminotransferase, whose translation MERFSDRLSLSGGGIEASKTLAVTALARKLKSEGRDILSLTAGEPDFCTPAHVADAGVEAIQSGATRYTAAAGEPALREAVARNYSARWDRELRREQVCVSSGAKPLLYYLMSVLLDPGDEVLYPRPFWVSYEAMVKMRSGRPKPIETRLEEGLKLKAADLDASVTDRSKLLLLNNPTNPTGAVYSRKELLELAEVVRDRDLLVISDEIYEDLLYGDLSHQSLYTVAPWMPERTVVVSGVSKSFAMTGWRLGYALGDPAIIVPLANYQSQALSSPSQISQRAALAAMDGPREPIEAMRLAFEERRNLVCDFFSATGFPFVDPQGAFYLFFDTSPVLEARGWEDGNRFCSELIEEEGVVLVPGDAFGMPNYARLSFAASEDDLRSAFERLGRFFR comes from the coding sequence GTGGAAAGATTCAGTGACCGGCTCTCGCTTTCAGGCGGGGGTATCGAGGCTTCCAAGACTTTGGCCGTAACCGCTCTTGCGCGCAAGCTGAAGTCAGAAGGCAGGGACATTCTGTCCCTTACGGCCGGAGAGCCTGACTTTTGCACTCCCGCTCATGTGGCCGATGCGGGCGTGGAGGCAATTCAAAGCGGAGCCACTCGCTACACGGCTGCCGCCGGCGAACCGGCGTTACGGGAAGCCGTGGCCCGGAACTACTCCGCTCGCTGGGATCGGGAACTTCGCAGAGAGCAGGTCTGCGTGTCCAGCGGCGCCAAGCCACTTCTCTACTACCTGATGAGCGTCCTGCTTGATCCGGGCGATGAGGTTCTCTACCCGAGACCTTTCTGGGTCAGTTACGAAGCCATGGTGAAGATGCGCTCGGGGCGGCCGAAGCCCATTGAAACCCGCCTGGAGGAAGGGCTGAAGCTGAAGGCGGCGGACCTGGATGCCTCGGTGACGGATCGCTCGAAACTGCTGCTTCTCAATAACCCGACCAATCCGACGGGTGCCGTCTACAGTCGCAAGGAATTGCTGGAACTGGCCGAAGTCGTCCGCGACCGGGACCTTCTGGTGATTTCAGACGAGATTTATGAAGACCTTCTCTACGGAGACCTGAGCCACCAGTCCCTTTACACGGTGGCTCCCTGGATGCCCGAGAGGACGGTCGTGGTCAGCGGCGTCTCGAAGAGCTTTGCCATGACGGGCTGGCGACTGGGCTATGCTCTCGGAGATCCTGCCATTATCGTCCCTCTTGCGAATTACCAGAGCCAGGCTCTTTCCAGCCCCAGCCAGATCAGCCAGCGGGCGGCCCTTGCTGCAATGGACGGTCCCCGGGAGCCGATCGAAGCCATGCGCCTTGCCTTTGAAGAGCGACGCAATCTGGTTTGTGACTTTTTCTCCGCAACGGGATTTCCCTTTGTAGACCCCCAGGGAGCCTTCTACCTCTTCTTTGACACTTCGCCGGTGCTGGAGGCACGCGGCTGGGAAGATGGTAATCGTTTCTGTTCGGAGCTGATTGAAGAAGAAGGCGTGGTCCTTGTTCCCGGCGATGCCTTTGGCATGCCGAACTATGCACGCCTTTCCTTTGCCGCCTCGGAGGACGATCTCAGGAGCGCCTTCGAAAGACTCGGACGCTTTTTCCGCTGA
- the obgE gene encoding GTPase ObgE codes for MFIDRVMIRIASGKGGDGCVAFRRERFIPRGGPWGGDGGRGGSVTLRVSRKLNTLLDLRYRNFYQADKGKSGGSSHKTGRSGEDLVILVPPGTLVRDAEEDEILGDLTEEGDELLVAEGGKGGAGNARFKTASRQTPDFAKDGKPGEEKTLELELKLIADVGLVGFPNAGKSTLLSVISAARPKIADYPFTTLEPNLGIVKTSEYRSLVMADIPGLIEGASDGKGLGKEFLRHIERTRVLLFLVDASVEDPVGEYLTLLVELEKHDAELLDKPRILCLTKTDLLSEDPPRPEGLKESVSFYSISSVARKGLDPLLRELDLHVNPPEENESPAIPPK; via the coding sequence ATGTTTATTGATCGCGTCATGATCCGGATTGCAAGCGGGAAGGGCGGCGATGGCTGCGTGGCCTTCCGTCGCGAGCGTTTCATTCCCCGCGGAGGGCCCTGGGGTGGCGACGGCGGGCGTGGAGGATCGGTCACCCTGCGAGTGTCCCGAAAGTTGAACACACTTCTCGATCTTCGTTACCGCAACTTCTACCAGGCAGACAAGGGCAAGTCTGGTGGCAGTTCCCACAAGACAGGACGAAGCGGAGAGGATCTTGTCATCCTCGTGCCTCCGGGCACTTTGGTAAGAGATGCAGAAGAGGATGAGATTCTCGGCGACCTGACCGAAGAAGGCGATGAACTGTTGGTCGCTGAAGGCGGGAAGGGGGGAGCCGGCAATGCCCGTTTCAAGACGGCCAGCCGCCAGACTCCCGATTTTGCCAAGGACGGGAAACCCGGCGAAGAGAAGACCCTGGAACTGGAACTGAAGCTGATTGCCGATGTCGGACTGGTCGGCTTCCCGAATGCGGGCAAGAGCACGCTGCTTTCGGTGATCTCAGCGGCGAGACCAAAGATCGCCGATTATCCCTTCACGACTCTGGAACCGAACCTGGGCATTGTGAAGACTTCGGAGTATCGAAGTCTGGTGATGGCCGACATCCCCGGCCTGATCGAAGGTGCCAGTGATGGGAAAGGCCTCGGCAAGGAGTTCCTGCGGCATATTGAGCGCACGAGGGTGCTTCTCTTCCTGGTGGATGCCAGCGTGGAAGATCCGGTGGGGGAATACCTGACCCTTCTCGTGGAGCTGGAGAAGCACGATGCGGAACTGCTCGACAAGCCCCGGATCCTCTGCCTGACAAAGACGGATCTTCTTTCCGAAGATCCCCCTCGCCCCGAAGGTCTCAAGGAATCCGTTTCCTTCTATTCCATCAGTTCGGTCGCCCGCAAGGGGCTGGACCCCTTGCTACGCGAACTGGACCTGCATGTGAATCCCCCCGAAGAGAACGAGTCGCCGGCGATTCCGCCGAAGTAG